In Nicotiana tabacum cultivar K326 chromosome 10, ASM71507v2, whole genome shotgun sequence, the DNA window AATATTTCGAAAAATAAGAATACCAAACAAATTATTCGGGATTACAATCACTTTTTCATATCACACAATGTAACCTTATTGTATATAATCAATCATTTTTTTTCCTGTATTTTCTTGCATAAGGATGAACTACAGCAGAATTTGTGCAATTTGTTCTGTTATGCCCATATTGTTTGCAGCGACCACATCTTGATTCCTTCTTGAATTTTGTACCGAAAACATGTCGATTCTTCTGTCTTCTTCCTAGCATTACTTTTTCATCTGGAGGCTTAGTGATTTCTGATTTAATAGTTTTTGGTATAACCCATGTCGATGAATCACCTATAGAATTTACGTGCCCTTCATATGTTTTCAACCAAAAGTCCCTTGAATAATAGGCTGAGCAAAAGGCCGATTTCTTTTGATATATACTGTCAGTTGCAGCAATTGCATGTTCACATGGTATTTCATCTAGCTGAAATTGACAacaatcacatgttcttttgtCTAGATCAACAATAAATTCCATACCCCCTTCTTTCACATTGAATTTGAGTCGATCAATGGGCAATACTCTAAATGTAAAAGCTAGTTTACTTTTTTCTTCCAATGTTGCTTCTGCCCAATTTGATATCTCACGGAATATTCCTTCTGCAGTTGTCCTTCTTTCATAGAACCAGCTTTGCAACTTTTCTTGTATGAAATCCATCATTGTTAAAAGTGGCAATTCTCTTGCACGTCTCAATACATTATTCACTGACTCAACAATATTTGTTGTTAACATATCATATCGTCTTCTCGGACAATGCACCTTCCTGGTGGTTCCTCCaccaaataattaaatattttcttatcaACAACAGCTATTTGGGACATGAAGTCATCAAATTCTGATTGAAGGTATACTCTTGCAGCACTTTAAAAAAGGTTTAGTACAGTATTTCTCACTCTTCTTTGCTTTAGATTCTTTTCTAAATGatatatgcaaataccatggtagcACTCAGGGAAAACTTTTGCAATACCATTTGCAATGGCCTTGTGTCGATCTGACAAAAACATTAAATCCTTACGAATCCCAATTGCTTTTCTTAATTCTCTGAAATACCATTCATATGATTCGTTATTCTCTGAATCCGCTACCCCAAATGCTATAGAGAAAATTTGGTTATTTGCATCTTTTGTAACAGCCACTAACAGAACAcctctatatttattttttagaaatgttCCATCAACTGCAATAAGTGGTCTACAATACTTCCACCCAGAAATTGATGCCCCATATATGAAAAACATGTAGACAAACCTGTTCAATTGAAAAGTAAATAACTTTCAGTTATACCATATGACAAGTTGAATACTAATAACATACTACACAAAAAGCTTAAAGACGACAGACTTCCATTAAAATATACTGAAATCAAACACAACTCAAATATTATATAATGGATTAAAGATCATAATAAAAAAGAAGACGAATAATCACTCAAAAAAGTAAtaacaaataaaacaaacttctaGGTTAAACAGAACtcatccagtataatatactggacagAAAACTTAAACAAGGCAGACATCCCGTAAAATATACTAGAGTACATCCCATAAAAGCTTACACAAGGCAGATATCCCGTACAATATACTGGAGAGAAAGCTTACACAAGGCAAACATCCCGTAAAATATCTCGTATAACATACTGGAGGACAAACATTCACACGAgaattcagtataatatactgaacaAAATTTATTACTAAATTTTGAAGGCCTCTATTTTATACACAAACATAAGAAATTACCTGTTTTCTGCATCTCTCTAAATATTAGTATATGATCCTGGATTTATTTGTTCGATCATATACAAATATGATGCCAGCTGCTCATAATTCTGTTCAGTTGTTCCTCTTAATAAAGATAATCTTTTTTGAATAGCATGTCATGCTTTTCCATAACCAACATCTATTCTATGTGCTCTTTTCATTTCTGAAATGACAAACTTAGGCTTTACTTCAGTAGCTATGTCCCTTAAGTTGTCAATCATATAATCTCTAATCACATTAGAAGTTGCTTGTCTTTGATGTGATTTTCTAATATCAACCGAGCACTCATGTGTTCTCTGAaatttaactattttaaaaagtgTTGATTGTTTAATTCTTGAACCTCAAACAGTCCAACCACACTTTTCATCAGCACATACCAAAGAATATCTTGTGTTACTTGACCTCTTAACATAAAACTCAAAGTGCTCCTTTATAGCAGCTAAGCAAAAACATCTAATCATAGCATTTTTGTCTTGAAAAACTGACCCAAGATTTACATCATCCAATGATACATTTTCCTTTAGTATTATTGATGGGGATTCTTTTGCCTTTCCTTttgctttcctttttcttccttcaaTAGTATCTAGTGATTCAATCTCTTGATATTCCACAAGAATTACAATTTTATTTTGCATTGTAATGTATAAATTGGCATCTCCTGCTCTTCTGCTACTTCCGATATCAGCATTACTTGCTCTTCCGGAACATATGTGTTTCTGTGCAATAATTGATGATTGTCAATTTCCATTATTGCACTACCTTCTGGTTGTTGATCTAGTATttctgatatttcaacaacaaatttgGAACCTTTATAGTATGGATCATTTTTTAAAAACATCATACACAagctaagatcttcatcttttgtCTTTTGTATTCCCTTAGCAGTACCTAGGTTGATATTAAACCATACTTTTGCTTCAAACTTGTTGTTGTTGAACTCCATAACTTCAAAAATTTTACTCATGAATTCTTCAAACGAAGTCCCATCATTTATAAGGAGAAGCTTTGTTTTATGATCTAAGTACTTGAAATCTGCAGTCAATTTGCCATCGAATGCGATAAGCAAGAAATTTGTATGCATCCTATATTTAATGAAACCAAATAATAAGCTGCAGTTATAATTCGAGCAAAGTATAGTAGATACAAATTAGAATCTGTCTTACCTATATAGTAGATACAAATTAGAAACTGTCTTACCTATCTCTATTATAATATACTGGCCTATATAGCTTTATAATTAGATTTTCCAGTATAATTATCAGTAAGCAActaaaataagaaatacaataatAGTTAAATCAACAAACTTTGGGTAAAATATCTTTTTTGTGAACATCCTGTATAAAATACTGGACATTATAATTTCGCAAGGTACATCTCCAACAAAATATACAGGAACCCAAATAATTAGATATTTAGATGTTATACTGTTAAAAAATATAACTCCAGTATAATAAGCTGGAAATAGTTGAGTTTTTCATATAAATTAAGCAAATTTCAGCTTATTATAATGGAGTTACTGGAGTCACACaaacttccagtataatatactggaagtatCTAAGTTTTACATATTAATTTAGAAAAGTCCAGCAAATTATACTGGCGTTATGTTCTGAAGCATTCTATATTATTTATAGGTGTTTTAAACAATGTAGATTTTATTAGTTACGATCTAAATTACAGAAAAGAAGATATTTAATACAATTTAGCATAGATTAACGCATTAAGAAAATTAGACAATAACACAGATTAAATCATTAATTGAGAGAGTTAAATCAACAAACTTTGTGTAAAAAATCTGGTTTGTGAACATCCTGTATAAAATACTGGACATTATAATTCCGCAATGTACATCTCTAGCAAAATATACAGGAACCCAAATAATTAGATATATAGAAGTTATAATGTTAAAAAATATAACTccaggatcataagctggaaataaTTGAGTTTTTCATATATATTAAGAAAATTCCAGTTTATTATACTGTTGTTACTGCAGTCAAACATACTtacagtatattatactggaaatgTCTAAGTTTTACATATTAATTTAGAAAAGTCTAGCTAATTATACTGGCGTTATGTTCTGAAggattttgtattattttttgtgGTTTTGAACAATGCAGATTTTAATAGTTACGATCTAAATTACAGAAAAGAAGATATTTAATACAATTAAGCACAGATTAACGCATTGAGAAAATGTGTCAAAATAACACAGATTAAAGCATTAATTGAGAGAACTCACTTCGATTTGCAGAAAATTCGAAGAATCAAAAAATTTTACTGAAAGAATTTTCTGGTTTGACCTAAGGATTGGCCTCAGACGGATTTCTCgataacaaaaaagaagaaagggtaACTTTGCGTTAGTTCTTTGATCATGGCATGATCAGTTGTTCAATACAGAAAACTCTAGACTTGCTTTGAGGACCTTTTTCGGTAGCATATCACAATTAAGATTACTGGACATTACCAGTTGCAGTTCCCTAATGCAAATGTCAGCACATAAAACACACGTTGAGTAGCTGCAACGACACAGTATTATATTTCCCGCCACATACCATTTAAGGAGCctgttgacaattaaaattttactaaatttaAATCCATAAAAAATTTGGATTTTATCATAAATTAAATACATACTAGTCAAAGTAAATATTATGAGCTAGTATGATCGGGTCAATTATTTAAATCTAATTTAATTGATTCAAATAAAGGTCCAATATTTTATTGGGCTAGCCCGTCAATTGGTCTTCTATCAAATGGGTCGGCCCATAAGCTTCAAGCCCAATGATCCACTAGGGTTTTCTTGGAGACTACTCCACCCCACACCTATATAAAAGGGTCAATGGAGAAGGCTAAGAAACAAGCAAGTAAGCACAAGGAAGACTAAAGAAGCTTTGAAGAATAGCATCAAGGTCTCTATCCATATCTGCAATCGTCGtctgtggtcaaattccaaaggcAAACTCAAATAATAGGCGGGCGGCTTCAAATCTTCCGTTCGTGATAACCTAACACCAAATCCTGGTTCGTGACGACCTTCAAATTGTTCGTGACGTACTGCAAATCTGAAATCcatcaagttcaagatcaagctctCAAGCTCTTGAACCATTAGCCGTgaggagaagaatcagaggaCTACATTTCTTAAGATTTTAGAGACATTTTAGAGATTGTAACCCCATCACTTGAAATCGAATATAATATTTGTCGCTATATTTCTTGTCTTGATTCTTATTTTTCAGGAGCGAAATTTAGTTGTTACAAAttttggcacgcccagtgggaccatctctacctctcatctcttcTCTTTGAAGTTCAAGAACACCAAGATGGACATAACGAAGGTCAATCCTAAATTCAACGTTACTGAGGATGCTGACTCCAAAACCAGATTGGAAGTTGCCATGGAGATTGTTGGCCAAATCAAAAGAAGCAAAGCTGAAATACTAGGACAACAAGCGCTGGAAGTGTCGTCCATAACTTATGTTTTTGGTTCATCTTCTCCAAAAGAAGTGAGATCCTCTTCGTACATGCTAGAAGAAGGGAACAACATCGCTGAGGTGGTCGAATGAACTTTGGTGCGATTTAGTCTTCCAAAAGAATATCACTATCGGTCCCATAATCCTTTCATACAGAAAGATGATGATGTGTTTAGCAGCGAATTTGCTCTAGTCTCTCCTCGTGTCACTCCACAATCTGCTCTCTATACAAGTGATGATCCATATCATTCTTCGTCATCTGCGGTGGTCATGCAAATAATGATGATTGAAGCTTCTACCATAGAAGAACAACTTGCAAATTTGATAAGCAGTTGAAGGCCTGACAAAGTACATGAAAGATCAAGATGACAAACTTTCCAAGTTGATGAATAAGGTAGAGAGTATGATAGAAGAAGAATCAAACCAAGCACCTATGAAGCTTCCAGATATTCAAGAGAAAGGAGAGTCCTCTACAAAGCTAACAACAATGACCAAAGAGCTCCAAGTCTCTTCTGATGGGCAGATTCATGTTGAGCAATTGAAGGACTTCATCATAGGGGCCATCAAGGATAAAACTGAGACTTTGCCTAAATCTTTCCTTACATATGCAAAGCCGTACACACCAAGGATTGATAACTTGAAGATGCCAAGCGGATATCAACCACCtaagtttcaacagtttgatggtaaaggaaATCCCAAGCAACATGTTGCACACTTTGTCGAGACATGCAATAATGCTGGAACTTATGGCGATCACCTTGTCGAGCAGTTTGTT includes these proteins:
- the LOC142165389 gene encoding uncharacterized protein LOC142165389 codes for the protein MDFIQEKLQSWFYERRTTAEGIFREISNWAEATLEEKSKLAFTFRVLPIDRLKFNVKEGGMEFIVDLDKRTCDCCQFQLDEIPCEHAIAATDSIYQKKSAFCSAYYSRDFWLKTYEGHVNSIGDSSTWVIPKTIKSEITKPPDEKVMLGRRQKNRHVFGTKFKKESRCGRCKQYGHNRTNCTNSAVVHPYARKYRKKND